One genomic window of Terriglobales bacterium includes the following:
- a CDS encoding translocation/assembly module TamB domain-containing protein, translating into MSALPIPPLPPEHRQTLRFPRRRRWRRVAAWIGAGVLLLFLLVVVAVVVLLKSRSVHGYVLRTAQEKASAALNTRVQLRDFALHFSGISPTLDLYDVAVSGAAPYLNPPLLQAQRVEVRVRVVSLLHRKWYLEDVKVDRPIVRAFVDRNGANNLPKTKNSNSQSHTSVFDLGVRHARLEAGEVYYNNRKSALSADLHDLNFQSAFDVGQSRYSGTMSYRNGHLQVGTFNPLVHNLDARFDVTPTKFTLDRALLTSGVSQVDLMATIEDFSQPRVQARYSAAVDAGEFRRITKNPSLPLGILRLAGSMQYQSEPNRPVLETLKADGDLSSRVLQVVTPSLRIDIRNIGAHYTLDKGNAEVRDIRANLLGGQFNGNMTMLDIAGASRSHLQAVLRGVSLANLKAVMNSPSLQRVAVGGTVNADADARWGKTTADLVATSNAMINASIGPASVAAVGPNAGGAAKPMPVNGVIHARYAAPSKQISLSQSYVRTPQTSLSMNGTVSNRSSLLIHLLSNDLHELETVADMFRTPTPGHPAQALGLYGTAAFNGAVRGSSSAPQITGQLNATNLRVKGSTWRLLRTNVSVSPAMASLTNGELDPATRGRITFDVNAGLRHFAFSQDSPIQVALNVSQVNVADLTKVAGSQAPVEGTLSANIAMHGSELNPVGQGSIKLTSAKIANEPVQSVNLDFRGTGDQVLANLAMHLPAGAVQGVFTLFPKRREYVAQLRADGIRLDQLQAVKSRDMQLVGVLNLDANGRGALSNPQLTATVQVPKLQVRNQTINGVKLRADLANHLANVAVDSQMLSTYLRGRAQLNLTNYYADAALDTSPIPFQPLLAMYAPSQAANITGQTELHATLRGPLKNKSLLEAHVTIPTLAMNYKNTVQIGAASPIHADYVNGVLSLQRAVIRGTGTELQFQGRIPMNSSAPASLLVLGNIDLRVAQLISPDITSGGQVRFNVDSYGVRSDPNIQGQIQIVNATFASGGMPIGLENGNGVLTLTKDRLSITQFHGTIGGGTVTAAGGVVYKPSLQFDMAVSGRGIRMLYPDGMREGFDTDLRLVGSPQNAVVNGQVNLDQLSFTPDFDLSDFIGQFSSNTQSPPPQGITQNIQLDVDARSTTGINLVSKTLSLEGSANLHVQGTVAQPVVLGRVNLSGGDLIYAKKRLILQGGTIDFVNPVQTQPVVNLTLNTTVQQYNIHMQFQGPIDHLRTNYTSDPALPPADIINLLAFGGTAEASSANPTPNSVMAESAIASQVTGTVTSKLSKVAGISQLSLDPTLGGNGTDQKPGARVTIQQRVTGNIFVTFSTDVTSTQNQVIQLEYRTRKLSFSGTRDQNGGVGFDTRIHKSW; encoded by the coding sequence TTGAGCGCCCTCCCCATACCGCCGCTGCCTCCAGAACACCGCCAGACGTTGCGGTTCCCGAGGCGACGCCGCTGGAGGAGGGTAGCCGCCTGGATCGGTGCCGGCGTGTTGCTTCTTTTCCTACTCGTCGTTGTAGCAGTCGTGGTGCTTCTCAAGAGTAGGTCGGTGCATGGTTACGTGCTTCGCACTGCGCAAGAGAAGGCCAGCGCTGCATTGAACACTCGAGTGCAGTTGCGAGACTTCGCTCTGCATTTTTCCGGCATAAGTCCAACTCTAGATCTGTACGACGTGGCAGTGAGTGGCGCTGCGCCATATCTGAATCCGCCACTGTTGCAGGCACAGCGTGTGGAGGTGAGGGTTCGCGTTGTGTCGTTGCTGCACCGCAAGTGGTACCTGGAGGACGTGAAAGTTGATCGCCCGATTGTGCGCGCTTTCGTGGATCGCAATGGCGCCAATAACCTTCCCAAAACCAAGAACAGTAATAGCCAGAGTCACACGAGCGTATTCGATCTCGGGGTGCGGCATGCCCGCCTGGAAGCGGGAGAGGTTTACTACAACAATCGTAAGAGCGCCCTCAGCGCCGACCTGCACGATCTGAATTTCCAGTCCGCATTTGACGTCGGCCAAAGCCGCTACTCGGGGACCATGAGCTATCGCAATGGTCACCTGCAGGTTGGAACTTTCAATCCCCTGGTTCACAACCTGGACGCGCGCTTTGATGTGACTCCGACGAAATTCACGCTCGATAGGGCGCTGTTGACCAGCGGGGTTTCACAGGTTGATCTCATGGCCACAATTGAGGACTTCAGCCAGCCGCGCGTCCAGGCGAGATATTCGGCGGCGGTGGATGCGGGCGAGTTTCGGCGAATCACCAAGAACCCTTCGCTGCCGCTGGGGATTTTGCGGTTGGCAGGGTCAATGCAGTACCAGAGTGAGCCTAACCGGCCAGTGCTCGAGACTCTGAAGGCGGATGGCGACCTCAGCAGCCGAGTCCTGCAAGTAGTGACGCCCAGTTTGCGGATTGACATCCGCAATATCGGAGCACACTACACGCTCGACAAGGGAAACGCCGAAGTGCGGGACATACGTGCGAACCTGCTGGGCGGCCAATTCAACGGCAACATGACCATGCTCGACATTGCCGGCGCTTCCCGATCCCACCTGCAGGCTGTTTTGCGAGGGGTGTCACTTGCGAACCTGAAAGCGGTGATGAATTCCCCTTCACTGCAGCGGGTCGCGGTAGGCGGGACGGTCAACGCCGACGCGGACGCGAGATGGGGGAAAACGACCGCCGATCTGGTAGCGACTAGCAACGCGATGATCAACGCCAGTATTGGACCGGCCAGTGTTGCAGCGGTAGGTCCAAATGCGGGCGGAGCCGCCAAGCCCATGCCGGTGAACGGCGTCATTCACGCGCGTTATGCCGCCCCGAGCAAGCAGATTTCGTTAAGTCAAAGCTATGTGCGGACCCCGCAGACCTCATTGAGCATGAACGGTACCGTGAGTAATCGCTCAAGCTTGCTGATTCACCTGCTGTCCAATGATCTGCATGAACTCGAAACCGTTGCCGACATGTTCCGCACGCCGACACCCGGACACCCGGCGCAGGCATTGGGCCTGTATGGCACGGCCGCCTTTAACGGGGCTGTACGAGGTTCGAGCAGCGCTCCACAAATCACCGGCCAGTTGAACGCTACCAATCTGCGGGTGAAGGGAAGCACGTGGCGGCTGCTGCGGACAAATGTTAGCGTCAGTCCAGCAATGGCGAGTTTGACGAATGGCGAATTGGATCCGGCAACGCGCGGGAGAATTACTTTTGATGTTAACGCAGGCTTGCGACACTTCGCGTTCTCGCAGGATAGCCCGATTCAAGTGGCTTTGAATGTGTCGCAAGTGAATGTCGCTGACTTGACCAAAGTAGCCGGCTCGCAGGCACCGGTGGAGGGAACACTTTCGGCGAACATCGCGATGCACGGGTCGGAACTAAACCCCGTTGGTCAAGGTTCCATCAAGCTCACCAGTGCCAAGATCGCAAACGAGCCAGTTCAGTCGGTGAACCTGGATTTCCGTGGGACCGGCGATCAGGTACTGGCGAACCTGGCCATGCACTTGCCCGCCGGGGCAGTCCAAGGCGTGTTTACCTTATTCCCGAAGCGGCGGGAATACGTCGCACAATTGCGGGCTGATGGGATCCGCCTTGACCAACTGCAGGCCGTTAAGTCACGCGACATGCAGCTGGTGGGGGTGCTGAACCTGGATGCCAATGGCCGTGGCGCATTGAGCAATCCGCAGCTCACGGCCACCGTGCAAGTACCCAAATTGCAGGTTCGTAACCAGACCATAAATGGAGTCAAATTACGGGCGGATCTGGCGAATCATTTGGCGAATGTGGCGGTGGATTCGCAAATGCTCAGTACCTATCTCCGAGGGCGTGCCCAGTTAAACCTAACCAACTATTACGCTGACGCAGCCTTGGATACGAGTCCAATCCCATTTCAGCCACTGCTCGCAATGTATGCGCCGTCGCAAGCTGCCAACATCACCGGCCAGACGGAGCTTCACGCAACCCTGCGCGGACCGCTCAAGAACAAGTCTCTGCTTGAGGCCCATGTCACCATTCCGACGCTGGCGATGAATTACAAGAACACGGTGCAAATCGGGGCGGCAAGCCCGATCCATGCCGACTACGTTAACGGCGTCCTGTCATTGCAGCGAGCGGTGATTCGGGGAACGGGTACTGAGCTGCAGTTTCAGGGAAGGATTCCAATGAACAGCTCCGCGCCCGCTTCGCTACTGGTATTAGGAAATATCGATTTGCGGGTTGCGCAATTGATCAGCCCCGACATTACTAGCGGAGGACAGGTTCGCTTCAATGTAGATTCGTACGGCGTGCGAAGCGACCCCAACATCCAGGGCCAGATTCAGATCGTCAATGCCACGTTCGCCAGCGGCGGCATGCCAATTGGTCTGGAAAACGGAAACGGAGTGTTGACGTTGACCAAAGACCGCCTAAGCATCACTCAGTTCCACGGCACGATTGGCGGCGGTACGGTTACGGCGGCAGGCGGAGTCGTATATAAGCCGTCGCTGCAATTCGATATGGCCGTCTCTGGCAGAGGAATTCGGATGCTGTATCCGGATGGCATGCGGGAGGGATTCGATACGGACCTGAGGCTGGTCGGTTCTCCTCAGAACGCGGTGGTGAATGGGCAGGTGAATCTTGATCAGCTCTCGTTCACGCCGGATTTCGACCTGTCAGACTTCATCGGCCAATTCTCGAGTAACACTCAATCGCCACCACCCCAGGGCATCACACAGAATATACAACTCGATGTTGACGCACGCTCCACGACTGGGATCAATCTGGTGAGCAAGACGTTAAGTCTGGAGGGTTCGGCGAATCTACATGTGCAAGGTACGGTGGCGCAACCAGTCGTGCTGGGTCGCGTGAACTTGAGCGGCGGCGACCTGATCTACGCCAAAAAACGGCTTATTTTGCAAGGCGGCACCATAGATTTCGTCAATCCGGTGCAGACCCAGCCGGTAGTGAATTTGACCCTGAATACAACCGTCCAGCAATACAACATCCACATGCAGTTTCAAGGCCCAATAGATCACTTGCGAACGAACTACACTTCTGATCCAGCGCTGCCGCCAGCGGACATCATCAACTTGTTGGCCTTCGGCGGTACGGCCGAGGCTTCTTCAGCGAATCCCACCCCCAACAGCGTCATGGCAGAGTCGGCAATTGCCTCACAAGTAACTGGTACGGTCACGAGCAAGCTCTCGAAAGTTGCCGGTATCTCGCAGCTTTCGCTCGATCCTACACTGGGAGGCAACGGTACTGACCAGAAACCAGGGGCGCGTGTGACCATCCAGCAGCGAGTTACGGGCAATATATTTGTGACCTTTTCTACCGACGTCACCTCGACCCAGAACCAGGTGATTCAGTTGGAATACCGTACCCGGAAACTCTCATTCAGTGGCACCCGGGACCAAAATGGCGGAGTGGGTTTTGATACCCGCATCCATAAGTCCTGGTAA
- a CDS encoding response regulator, whose protein sequence is MKYRVLLVDDEPAILFSVSMMLEGDDLEVHTATSVETARQKLVTESYDLVLTDLKMETPAAGYDVVEVANQQDYKPATAVMSAYSALSSDWADHGADAVFEKPTNPPELLRAIKKLLEARERKLMRA, encoded by the coding sequence ATGAAATACCGCGTCCTGTTAGTGGATGACGAACCCGCTATTTTGTTCAGCGTCTCCATGATGCTGGAGGGAGACGATCTTGAAGTGCATACCGCGACATCGGTGGAAACTGCCAGGCAGAAACTGGTTACAGAGAGTTATGACCTGGTACTTACCGACCTGAAGATGGAAACCCCGGCGGCGGGTTACGACGTGGTCGAGGTCGCCAATCAACAAGATTACAAACCTGCAACCGCGGTCATGAGCGCCTATTCGGCATTGAGCAGCGACTGGGCCGACCACGGCGCCGATGCGGTGTTTGAGAAACCCACCAACCCTCCCGAACTCCTCCGGGCTATTAAGAAGTTGCTGGAAGCGCGCGAGCGCAAACTGATGCGTGCCTGA
- a CDS encoding diguanylate cyclase gives MQNDRQKTLVEQDQYPLHLFPGMMAALIPREISRAARSGGDLTILMLALNGLELVRSRYGAAESERFVVEAAHLLQTVFRGCDALARYGEDHFILALPDTNLHQAERAVVRVLDAIDHWNGTPKLSYNMSVTCGMAPYVKGATLEDVIRFATRQLNQNKAAAAHNSGNLTRAAGAGA, from the coding sequence ATGCAAAATGACCGACAAAAGACTCTGGTCGAGCAGGACCAATATCCCCTCCATTTGTTTCCCGGCATGATGGCGGCACTGATCCCACGGGAAATCTCACGCGCCGCCCGCAGTGGAGGTGATTTAACAATCCTGATGCTTGCTCTCAACGGACTGGAATTAGTGAGGAGTAGATACGGTGCCGCGGAGTCCGAAAGGTTCGTCGTTGAAGCGGCACACCTGCTGCAAACTGTATTCCGTGGCTGCGACGCACTTGCTCGCTACGGTGAAGACCATTTCATTCTGGCCTTGCCGGACACTAACCTGCACCAGGCCGAACGTGCCGTGGTGCGCGTGCTGGACGCAATTGATCACTGGAACGGCACGCCCAAACTGAGCTACAACATGTCTGTCACTTGCGGCATGGCGCCCTACGTCAAGGGGGCGACCCTTGAAGATGTAATTCGGTTCGCAACCCGCCAATTGAACCAGAACAAAGCGGCCGCTGCGCATAACAGCGGCAACCTAACCCGCGCTGCCGGAGCGGGCGCCTAA
- a CDS encoding POTRA domain-containing protein, giving the protein MLLVPDAAGGQTTPTQRPPQLPKTAPQVAQVLPSYEGQNVASVELAGQPDLDPAKYLPLLAQRVGEPFAQKKVDESIAALKRTGQFQDVQLEVRPDPNGIRVLLVLQPAMYFGIFEFPGAVEHFSYSRLLQVTNYPPRGEYTPVDVSQAQEALQKFLKRSGYFQSQVRTEVQTDKQHGLANLIFHVTLNRRAKFGNVSITGTSPLETARLQHTLRSVMARLRGSAIRAGKNYRYKTLQNASQYLENQLTKRDLLAAKVHLVGANYNPETNRADITFHVQPGPVVHVKVVGAHLWSWQRHKLLPVYAQIGVDPELIQEGRQNLISFLQSKGYFDANVTSQVQQQATEETIVYNVVKGPKHKVVAVGVAGNQHIPEKEVLAHVKVQKGNRFLFFSHGKYSERLVRSSVKNLEALYQSEGFSQAKVTPQVKDQGGKILVTFRVDEGPQDIVEALRLDGNNTLPQSQLAPQGLKLEPGKPYSQKRADEDRTQIMTRYLERGYLTATFRETVRNLPKQPHRLEVVYHIYEGPQVRTASIITLGRKHTRQKLIARNIPEIQVEKPLSEGDLLTAESRLYGVVGVFDWATIDPRRQITTQTEEDVVVKVHEAKRNSLTYGFGFEVINRGGSVPGGTIAVPGIPPVGLPSKFKTSQKTFYGPRGTLEYTRNNLRGKGESITLSGLAGRLDQRANITYTDPTFRWTNWSENVTLSGEHNSQNPIFSSRQAEFDYQLQRPLDPKKTQNLFVRYSLSQTGLTRLLIPDLVPASDQHVRLSTFSGTYNRDTRDNSLDAHKGIYESFELDISPKVLGSTASLGKLLAQAAYYKKLPAGLVWANSLRLGVEVPFAGSHIPISQKFFSGGGSTLRGFPLNGAGPQRTIVACGNPADKSTCVPITVPVGGNQLVILNSEFRIPTHINKNLSVVTFYDGGNVFQRVGFHDFWGNYTNSVGLGLRYATPVGPVRIDVGHNLSPVPGIKSTQYFITLGQAF; this is encoded by the coding sequence GTGCTGCTAGTTCCTGATGCCGCCGGCGGGCAGACTACGCCCACTCAGCGCCCTCCCCAACTGCCCAAGACCGCCCCGCAGGTTGCGCAGGTACTCCCTTCGTATGAGGGGCAGAACGTGGCGTCGGTTGAACTCGCAGGCCAGCCTGACCTGGATCCGGCCAAGTATCTGCCGCTCCTGGCGCAGCGTGTGGGTGAGCCTTTTGCGCAAAAGAAAGTGGATGAGAGCATCGCCGCGCTGAAACGGACAGGTCAGTTTCAAGACGTGCAGTTGGAAGTCCGTCCGGACCCGAATGGCATACGGGTCTTGTTGGTCTTGCAGCCGGCGATGTATTTCGGGATCTTCGAATTTCCCGGTGCGGTGGAGCATTTTTCGTATTCGCGGCTTCTGCAGGTTACTAATTATCCGCCGCGTGGCGAATATACGCCGGTGGACGTGAGCCAGGCACAAGAAGCGCTACAAAAATTCCTGAAGCGTTCGGGATATTTTCAGTCGCAGGTCCGAACCGAGGTGCAAACCGACAAGCAGCACGGTCTGGCGAACCTTATTTTTCACGTCACTCTGAATCGCCGAGCGAAGTTCGGCAATGTAAGCATTACCGGCACTTCGCCGCTGGAGACTGCGCGACTGCAGCATACGCTGCGCTCTGTTATGGCTCGTTTGCGCGGTTCGGCGATCCGTGCAGGGAAGAACTATAGGTATAAGACTCTGCAGAACGCCAGCCAATATCTAGAGAACCAGCTCACCAAGCGAGATCTGTTAGCAGCCAAAGTTCATCTGGTTGGCGCCAACTACAACCCGGAGACAAACCGTGCTGACATCACCTTCCATGTGCAGCCCGGGCCGGTGGTGCACGTCAAAGTGGTGGGTGCACATCTCTGGAGTTGGCAGCGCCACAAGCTGCTCCCGGTGTACGCGCAGATTGGGGTTGATCCGGAACTGATCCAGGAAGGACGCCAAAATCTGATCTCGTTCCTGCAATCGAAGGGTTACTTCGACGCGAATGTCACCTCACAAGTTCAGCAGCAAGCGACAGAGGAGACGATTGTTTACAACGTGGTCAAGGGTCCGAAGCACAAGGTGGTGGCCGTGGGCGTCGCCGGCAACCAGCACATACCGGAAAAGGAAGTGTTGGCCCACGTTAAGGTGCAGAAAGGGAACCGTTTCCTCTTTTTTTCGCACGGCAAGTACAGTGAGCGTCTAGTCCGCTCCAGCGTGAAGAACCTCGAGGCGCTCTACCAATCCGAGGGGTTTAGCCAGGCGAAAGTCACGCCGCAGGTCAAAGATCAGGGCGGCAAGATCCTGGTGACGTTCCGCGTAGATGAAGGTCCGCAGGACATTGTGGAAGCACTACGCCTGGACGGCAACAATACATTGCCCCAAAGTCAGCTCGCGCCCCAGGGCCTGAAGCTGGAGCCTGGAAAACCATATTCGCAGAAACGAGCTGACGAAGATCGCACCCAGATCATGACGCGCTACCTCGAGCGGGGCTACTTGACGGCAACTTTTCGCGAAACCGTGAGGAACTTACCGAAGCAACCTCATAGGCTGGAGGTGGTGTACCACATCTACGAAGGACCACAAGTTCGCACCGCCTCGATTATTACCTTGGGCCGCAAGCATACGCGGCAGAAACTCATTGCCAGAAACATCCCAGAAATTCAGGTGGAAAAACCGCTCTCTGAAGGTGACTTGCTCACCGCGGAAAGCCGCCTCTATGGAGTAGTAGGAGTATTCGATTGGGCAACCATTGATCCGCGACGGCAGATTACTACGCAAACTGAGGAAGACGTAGTCGTCAAGGTGCACGAAGCCAAGCGAAACTCGTTAACCTATGGTTTTGGTTTCGAAGTGATCAACCGTGGGGGCAGCGTTCCCGGAGGTACGATCGCGGTGCCGGGAATACCGCCGGTAGGACTGCCTTCCAAATTCAAAACCAGCCAAAAGACCTTCTACGGTCCCCGTGGAACGCTCGAGTACACGCGCAATAATCTCCGCGGCAAAGGGGAGTCAATTACCCTGAGCGGTCTCGCGGGACGACTGGATCAGCGGGCGAACATCACCTATACCGACCCAACATTTCGCTGGACCAACTGGAGTGAAAACGTAACGCTCTCCGGTGAGCACAACAGCCAGAACCCCATCTTCAGCTCCCGTCAGGCGGAATTTGATTATCAACTGCAGCGGCCGCTCGACCCCAAGAAGACGCAGAATCTGTTTGTCCGCTATAGCCTGAGCCAAACCGGATTGACGCGGCTGCTGATACCCGATCTGGTGCCGGCGTCAGACCAGCATGTTCGGCTGTCCACTTTCTCCGGGACATATAACCGCGATACGCGCGACAACTCGCTTGACGCTCACAAGGGAATTTACGAAAGCTTTGAGTTAGACATTAGTCCGAAAGTGTTGGGATCGACCGCGAGTTTGGGTAAGCTCCTGGCGCAAGCGGCGTATTACAAGAAGCTCCCCGCCGGCCTGGTCTGGGCAAACAGTCTCAGGCTCGGAGTGGAGGTGCCATTTGCTGGTAGCCACATTCCGATCAGTCAGAAATTTTTCTCTGGCGGCGGCAGCACGTTGCGTGGCTTCCCCTTAAATGGAGCGGGCCCGCAACGGACCATTGTGGCGTGCGGCAATCCCGCCGATAAATCCACGTGTGTGCCTATAACTGTTCCGGTGGGTGGCAATCAATTGGTGATCCTCAATTCAGAATTCCGTATTCCAACCCATATCAACAAGAACCTGAGTGTAGTGACGTTTTATGACGGTGGGAACGTTTTTCAAAGAGTCGGCTTCCACGACTTCTGGGGAAACTACACGAACTCTGTCGGGTTAGGTCTGCGTTATGCCACGCCGGTAGGGCCAGTGCGCATCGATGTAGGCCACAACCTGAGCCCAGTGCCGGGAATCAAATCTACACAATACTTCATAACATTAGGACAAGCGTTTTGA
- a CDS encoding acyl-CoA dehydrogenase family protein: protein MALKFRGVDFIEFDSLLSDDERLVRDTSRKFIEENLIPIIEQCNREGRFPRELVKPMGELGFFGASLKGYGCAEMSNVEYGLVMQEMERGDSGVRSFVSVQSALVMYPIYAFGSEEQKQKWLPALQKGEKLGCFGLTEPDFGSNPGGMRTRAKKVGKDYVISGEKMWITSGSIADVAVIWAKNEDEDEKIRGFLVETNRPGFSASDVHGKWSLRASVTSSLSLQDVRVPECNLLPKSDGLKSPLMCLNQARYGIAWGAIGAAMACYDCALQYSLFRKQFREQPIASHQLVQEKLAWMISEITKAQLLALQVGRLKDKGTVGHQHISMAKRNNVWMALECARMARDILGANGIADEYPIFRHMANLESVKTYEGTHDIHALIIGSAVTGIDAF, encoded by the coding sequence ATGGCCCTTAAATTTCGCGGGGTTGACTTCATCGAATTCGATTCCCTGCTCAGCGATGACGAACGTCTGGTTCGCGACACCTCTCGCAAGTTCATAGAAGAAAACCTGATTCCCATCATCGAGCAGTGCAACCGCGAAGGCCGTTTTCCGCGCGAACTGGTGAAACCGATGGGGGAACTCGGCTTCTTTGGCGCCAGCCTTAAGGGCTATGGCTGCGCCGAAATGTCGAACGTGGAATACGGGCTGGTGATGCAGGAGATGGAACGGGGAGACAGCGGAGTGCGCTCGTTCGTGAGCGTGCAATCGGCGCTGGTGATGTATCCGATCTATGCCTTCGGCAGCGAAGAGCAAAAACAGAAATGGCTGCCGGCACTCCAGAAGGGCGAGAAGCTGGGCTGCTTTGGGCTGACTGAGCCGGACTTCGGCTCCAATCCCGGCGGAATGCGTACCCGCGCTAAGAAGGTCGGCAAAGACTACGTGATCAGCGGCGAGAAGATGTGGATCACTTCTGGCTCAATTGCCGATGTCGCCGTGATCTGGGCGAAAAACGAAGACGAAGATGAAAAGATTCGCGGGTTTCTGGTCGAGACCAACCGCCCTGGCTTTAGCGCTTCCGATGTGCACGGCAAGTGGTCGCTGCGGGCCTCGGTAACCTCAAGTCTCTCGCTGCAGGACGTACGCGTGCCGGAATGCAACCTGCTGCCCAAGAGCGATGGCCTGAAGTCTCCACTCATGTGCCTGAACCAGGCGCGTTATGGGATCGCGTGGGGCGCGATTGGCGCGGCCATGGCCTGCTACGATTGCGCGCTGCAATATTCGCTTTTCCGTAAGCAATTTCGCGAGCAGCCGATCGCCTCCCACCAGTTGGTGCAGGAAAAGCTGGCGTGGATGATCAGCGAGATCACCAAGGCGCAGTTGCTGGCGCTTCAGGTTGGCCGACTGAAGGACAAGGGCACGGTTGGACACCAGCATATATCCATGGCAAAGCGAAACAATGTTTGGATGGCGCTGGAGTGTGCGCGCATGGCACGCGACATCCTTGGCGCGAACGGCATCGCCGACGAATATCCGATCTTTCGTCACATGGCAAACCTGGAATCAGTGAAAACCTACGAAGGAACGCACGACATTCACGCGCTGATTATCGGATCAGCCGTAACCGGGATTGACGCGTTCTGA